The DNA segment GATGTTCCTGCGAGCACCCCGACGATGGGGCCGATGATAACCGGCTCATTTGCCGTGGCTTCAATGACGGTTTTTGGCAGTTCAAAGAGCACGCCGCCAACAACCTTGCTTAAACCATGGATCATGCTCGGCTCTTCGTGCGCCGCCTGCGCGGCTGTGGCGATCGTCACGAGCGACGCCACTATCAGGGCAAGGTTTACCCTCCGTAATGCCATCCGGTATCCATCAGCGTGAGGGCCGGCTCATCTTTGGCGACACCGGCTTCCACCACTTCCCCGATCACGACGGCGTGGTCGCCGGCCTCATTGGCAATTTCGCGGACTTCGCATTCCACATAGGCGATCGCCTCGTCTAAAATCGGCGCCCCAGTCTTGCCGAAGCGATGCTTCACGTCGTTGAGTTTCTCACCGACGACCGTCGCCGGCTTGACGAAATGCTCGGCCACGGATTTTTGGTCTTTCCCAAGCAGGTTCACGGAAAACACACGGCCCTGCCGGATCATCTCAAAGGAATGGGAGTCTTTCTTAATGCCCAGCGCGACGAGCGGCGGCGTAAAGGAGACTTGCGTGAACCAGGTGCCAGTGAAGGCGTTGACGTGCGAGCCGTTCTTGACTCCAACAATGTAGACACCATGCGGGATTTTGCGTAGCGCTATTTTTTTCGCCTGAAGATCCATTTATCGCACATGCTGTGCCAAAAACGCCAGCGTCTTCTGCCAGGCGCGGTTGGCAGCGTCCTTATTGTACACCTCCGGGTGCCTCTCGTTGAAAAAACCATGCTGGCAGCCGGGATAGCGCAC comes from the Candidatus Omnitrophota bacterium genome and includes:
- a CDS encoding flavin reductase → MDLQAKKIALRKIPHGVYIVGVKNGSHVNAFTGTWFTQVSFTPPLVALGIKKDSHSFEMIRQGRVFSVNLLGKDQKSVAEHFVKPATVVGEKLNDVKHRFGKTGAPILDEAIAYVECEVREIANEAGDHAVVIGEVVEAGVAKDEPALTLMDTGWHYGG